In a genomic window of Procambarus clarkii isolate CNS0578487 chromosome 10, FALCON_Pclarkii_2.0, whole genome shotgun sequence:
- the LOC123751013 gene encoding uncharacterized protein, producing the protein MGGRLAETVLAWTCVVLAVISSASFIFYTCNNCRFSTDASLMACADESWVYLLGLVSLLFAGIAVIGLAMALSCWPSGHTKTSHRTGYLSEPTYIGQPDVGVLPTTDYSGRPASDPGRYNDRPDVDPGRLNGLNTNLDIVIPRVYVYRNNGNARY; encoded by the exons ATGGGCGGGAGACTCGCTGAGACGGTCCTGGCCTGGACGTGCGTGGTCCTGGCGGTCATCAGCTCGGCCTCCTTCATCTTCTACACCTGTAACAACTGCAGATTCAGCACGGACGCCTCCCTCATGGCGTGTGCCGACGAGTCCTGGGTCTACCTCCTGGGCCTCGTCTCGCTCCTGTTCGCAG GAATTGCTGTTATCGGCCTAGCCATGGCTTTGTCGTGCTGGCCTAGCGGCCACACCAAGACCTCTCACCGTACGGGGTATCTGTCAGAGCCCACTTACATCGGTCAGCCGGATGTTGGAGTGCTCCCCACGACGGATTATAGTGGTCGTCCGGCTTCAGACCCAGGGCGATACAACGACCGGCCTGATGTAGATCCAGGGCGGCTGAACGGGTTAAATACAAATCTGGATATCGTCATTCCCAGGGTATATGTGTATAGGAATAATGGAAATGCGAGGTACTGA